A single genomic interval of Bacillus sp. es.036 harbors:
- the ilvC gene encoding ketol-acid reductoisomerase produces MAKVYYNGDINEGTLKGKKIAVIGYGSQGHAHALNLRESGFDVTVGLRKGRSWNQAEEDGFAVKTVKDASDEADVIMILLPDEYQPEVYKKEIEPGLRAGNALVFAHGFNVHFNQVVPPSDVDVFLVAPKGPGHLVRRTFEDGAGVPALFGVYQDVSGDAKELALAYAKGIGGARAGVLETSFKEETETDLFGEQAVLCGGLSSLVKAGFETLTEAGYQPEVAYFECLHELKLIVDLMYEDGIAGMRYSISDTAQWGDFVSGPRVVDADTKARMKDILEDIQTGKFAKGWILENKLNRPEFHAINEKEKNHPIEQVGKELRAMMPFVKPKSKKEVVTSAKD; encoded by the coding sequence ATGGCAAAAGTATATTATAACGGTGATATCAACGAGGGAACGCTAAAAGGGAAAAAAATCGCGGTAATTGGGTATGGATCTCAAGGTCACGCTCATGCTTTAAATCTTCGTGAAAGCGGATTTGATGTAACGGTTGGCTTAAGAAAAGGACGCTCCTGGAATCAAGCAGAAGAAGATGGCTTTGCAGTGAAAACAGTAAAAGACGCAAGTGATGAAGCCGATGTAATCATGATTCTTCTTCCAGATGAGTATCAGCCGGAAGTGTACAAAAAAGAAATCGAGCCGGGTCTTCGTGCTGGTAATGCACTTGTTTTTGCTCATGGCTTTAACGTTCATTTCAACCAGGTTGTTCCTCCATCCGATGTAGATGTTTTCCTTGTTGCTCCTAAAGGGCCAGGACACCTTGTAAGAAGAACATTTGAAGATGGTGCAGGCGTTCCAGCTCTATTCGGTGTATATCAGGACGTATCTGGTGACGCAAAAGAACTAGCCCTTGCTTACGCAAAAGGAATTGGCGGTGCTCGTGCAGGTGTTCTTGAAACATCCTTTAAAGAAGAAACCGAAACAGATCTCTTCGGTGAACAGGCCGTTCTTTGCGGCGGATTGTCATCACTTGTAAAAGCCGGGTTCGAAACATTGACTGAAGCAGGCTATCAACCAGAAGTCGCGTACTTTGAATGTTTGCACGAACTAAAGCTTATTGTTGATTTGATGTATGAAGATGGTATTGCTGGAATGCGTTATTCCATCTCTGACACAGCTCAGTGGGGTGATTTTGTATCAGGTCCGCGTGTCGTTGATGCTGATACAAAAGCACGCATGAAAGATATCCTTGAAGATATCCAAACGGGTAAATTCGCGAAGGGCTGGATCCTAGAAAATAAACTAAATCGTCCAGAATTCCACGCGATCAACGAGAAAGAGAAGAATCATCCAATCGAACAAGTAGGAAAAGAGCTTCGTGCGATGATGCCATTTGTGAAACCAAAATCAAAGAAGGAAGTGGTTACCAGTGCAAAAGATTAA
- the ilvN gene encoding acetolactate synthase small subunit codes for MKRIVTATVINQSGVLNRITGLMTKRQFNIESITVGHTEKEGVSKMTFVVNVDDNAKIEQLIKQLNKQVDVLKVTDITDQAIVVRELALIKVISNAQIRSEISGIIEPFRASIIDVSRESITVQVTGNSDKIEAILDLLRPYGIKEMVRTGITAFPRGSQKSVTDLKQYSILN; via the coding sequence ATGAAACGAATCGTAACCGCAACGGTCATTAACCAAAGTGGGGTGCTAAATCGCATCACAGGCCTCATGACAAAACGGCAATTTAACATTGAAAGCATCACGGTTGGTCATACCGAAAAAGAAGGAGTTTCAAAAATGACCTTTGTCGTTAATGTCGATGACAATGCCAAAATTGAGCAGCTCATCAAACAGCTCAATAAGCAAGTCGATGTGTTGAAAGTAACTGATATAACGGACCAGGCGATTGTGGTCCGGGAGTTAGCCTTAATTAAGGTCATTAGTAATGCTCAAATACGAAGTGAAATTTCCGGCATAATTGAACCGTTTCGGGCTTCAATTATTGATGTAAGTCGTGAAAGCATCACGGTTCAGGTAACAGGTAATTCCGATAAGATTGAAGCAATCTTAGATCTTCTCAGGCCATATGGCATAAAGGAAATGGTTCGAACAGGCATCACGGCTTTCCCTCGCGGAAGTCAAAAATCTGTAACAGATTTGAAGCAGTATTCCATCTTAAATTAA
- the ilvB gene encoding acetolactate synthase large subunit, which produces MRAKAKPEAEAVTAEMTGADVLIHSLKKENVEVLFGYPGGAVLPIYDALYRSPIKHILSKHEQGSIHAAEGYARVSGKPGVVIATSGPGATNLVTGITDAMMDSLPLVIFTGQVASTVIGTDAFQEADIMGITAPITKHNYQVRDVQDLPRIIKEAFHIATTGRPGPVLVDIPKDVANKTISPDYDSTIHLPGYQPTFSPNILQIKKLADAVGAAKKPVILAGAGVLHANAGKELVAFSEKHRIPVINTLLGLGSYPGNHPLFLGMGGMHGTYTANMALYECDLLISIGARFDDRLTGNLDHFAIHATVAHIDVDPAEIGKNVPTQIPIVSDAREALKKLLEIESPLPDTEEWRKKLTQNSEDFPLWKKVSTTEFLPQRVVELVHEYTKGDAIITTDVGQHQMWAAQYYAFADANRWVTSGGLGTMGFGFPSAIGAQLAFPEQTVVSLTGDGGFQMTLQELSTLQELNLPVKVVIMNNQTLGMVRQWQEAFYEERYSQSLIPVQPDFVKLGEAYGIKSFKVTNEEEAKAVFEEAFSHREPVLIDCRVSGKENVYPMIAPGKGLHQMIGVKP; this is translated from the coding sequence ATGCGGGCGAAGGCAAAACCAGAAGCCGAAGCGGTAACAGCGGAAATGACCGGGGCAGATGTATTAATCCATTCTTTAAAAAAAGAAAATGTTGAAGTTCTCTTCGGGTATCCAGGAGGAGCAGTACTTCCAATCTATGATGCATTATATCGATCACCGATTAAGCACATTCTGTCAAAGCATGAACAGGGCTCAATTCATGCGGCTGAAGGCTACGCAAGAGTGAGCGGAAAGCCGGGCGTTGTCATTGCCACTTCAGGACCGGGTGCGACCAATCTCGTAACAGGAATTACGGATGCAATGATGGATTCCCTGCCACTTGTGATCTTCACAGGTCAGGTGGCCAGTACGGTAATCGGAACAGATGCTTTTCAAGAAGCGGATATTATGGGGATCACGGCACCAATCACCAAACATAATTACCAGGTGCGTGATGTTCAGGACCTACCAAGAATTATTAAAGAAGCGTTCCATATTGCAACAACGGGGCGTCCCGGTCCCGTTCTCGTTGATATCCCTAAGGATGTGGCGAACAAAACCATTTCACCCGACTATGATTCGACTATCCATTTACCAGGCTATCAGCCAACCTTTTCGCCTAACATTTTGCAAATTAAGAAACTAGCAGATGCGGTTGGTGCAGCAAAGAAGCCGGTGATCTTAGCCGGAGCAGGTGTCCTTCATGCGAATGCGGGAAAAGAACTCGTTGCTTTTTCTGAGAAACATCGCATTCCGGTGATTAATACATTGCTTGGCCTAGGAAGTTATCCTGGCAATCATCCACTATTCCTGGGGATGGGAGGTATGCACGGAACGTACACAGCGAACATGGCTCTATATGAATGTGACTTGTTAATTAGTATTGGGGCACGGTTTGACGATCGATTAACTGGTAACCTTGATCATTTTGCTATTCATGCAACGGTGGCTCATATCGATGTTGATCCTGCCGAAATCGGGAAAAACGTTCCAACGCAAATTCCAATCGTATCTGATGCTAGAGAGGCATTGAAGAAGCTTCTAGAGATTGAATCCCCTCTTCCTGATACAGAAGAATGGCGTAAGAAGCTAACACAAAATAGTGAAGATTTTCCGCTGTGGAAGAAAGTATCAACGACTGAATTTCTCCCACAGCGTGTCGTAGAACTCGTACACGAATATACGAAGGGAGATGCCATTATTACGACCGATGTCGGTCAGCATCAGATGTGGGCAGCCCAATATTATGCATTTGCGGATGCAAATCGGTGGGTAACATCTGGAGGACTTGGCACAATGGGATTTGGCTTCCCTTCCGCTATAGGAGCCCAGCTTGCTTTTCCAGAACAAACGGTTGTTTCACTAACAGGTGATGGAGGATTCCAAATGACGTTGCAGGAGCTTTCCACACTTCAAGAACTTAATCTTCCTGTAAAAGTCGTCATTATGAATAACCAGACGCTTGGAATGGTGAGACAGTGGCAGGAAGCTTTCTACGAGGAACGCTATTCCCAGTCACTAATCCCTGTACAGCCTGATTTTGTAAAGCTAGGTGAGGCGTATGGAATTAAATCATTTAAAGTTACGAATGAAGAAGAAGCGAAAGCTGTTTTTGAAGAAGCTTTTTCTCACCGCGAGCCGGTCTTAATTGATTGTCGCGTAAGTGGAAAGGAAAATGTCTATCCAATGATTGCCCCTGGTAAAGGGCTGCATCAGATGATTGGGGTGAAACCATGA
- a CDS encoding 2-isopropylmalate synthase yields the protein MQKINVFDTTLRDGEQSAGVNLNALEKLEIAKQLERLGVDIMEAGFPAASKGDFQGVKNIAETVRNVSVTGLARANMKDIDAAWEALKGGADPRLHVFLATSPIHMTHKLKKTPEEVVETAVGAVKYAKKFFPKVQWSAEDACRSDRTFLARIIKEVIDAGASVINIPDTVGYRSPQEYGELFTYLRNNVPNIEGVDLSAHCHNDLGMAVANSLAAIECGATQIEGTINGIGERAGNAAIEEIAVALRIRNDFYQAETGLKLDEIKRTSNLVSKLTGMAVPGNKAVVGANAFAHESGIHQDGVLKEKTTYEIISPQLIGVQSNSLVLGKHSGRHAFRDKVKELGFELDEAKINEAFADFKDLADKKKQVTEDDLFALLTDIQTDEFVDKYEIHSIQVQYGTANIPTATISIEKPDGTMIQQAGTGSGSVEAIYNTLEEMIPGTLQLQDYRINSVGGGRDALAEVHVRVMYNGIESNGRGTAQDVLESSAIAYLNAVNRVLARESYQVKKQAHV from the coding sequence GTGCAAAAGATTAATGTATTCGATACAACGCTTCGTGACGGAGAACAGTCAGCCGGAGTCAATCTGAATGCATTAGAAAAACTGGAAATCGCAAAGCAACTTGAGCGTCTTGGGGTAGACATCATGGAAGCAGGCTTTCCTGCTGCTTCCAAAGGTGACTTTCAAGGTGTGAAAAACATTGCTGAAACTGTAAGAAATGTTTCTGTAACAGGTCTTGCGAGAGCAAACATGAAAGACATTGATGCAGCCTGGGAAGCCCTTAAGGGTGGTGCCGATCCAAGACTTCATGTTTTTCTAGCCACTTCCCCTATTCATATGACTCATAAGCTGAAGAAAACGCCAGAAGAAGTCGTAGAAACGGCTGTTGGTGCAGTAAAATACGCGAAGAAATTCTTTCCGAAAGTGCAGTGGTCGGCTGAAGATGCTTGTCGATCTGATCGAACTTTTCTAGCCAGAATTATTAAAGAAGTTATCGATGCTGGTGCATCTGTCATTAATATCCCAGACACGGTCGGATATAGAAGTCCACAGGAATATGGGGAGCTTTTCACGTATTTGCGAAACAATGTTCCGAACATTGAAGGTGTTGATTTATCTGCTCATTGCCATAACGACCTTGGCATGGCGGTAGCAAATTCCTTAGCTGCAATTGAATGTGGAGCAACTCAAATAGAAGGAACGATTAATGGTATTGGAGAGCGGGCAGGTAATGCCGCCATTGAGGAAATAGCTGTTGCACTTCGAATCCGGAATGACTTTTACCAGGCAGAAACTGGATTGAAACTAGATGAAATTAAGCGCACAAGCAACCTTGTCAGCAAACTTACTGGCATGGCAGTGCCAGGCAATAAAGCGGTTGTTGGCGCCAATGCATTTGCTCATGAATCTGGTATTCACCAGGATGGTGTATTAAAAGAGAAAACGACCTATGAAATTATTAGTCCACAGCTGATCGGAGTACAGTCCAACAGCCTCGTTCTTGGAAAACATTCTGGTCGACATGCCTTCAGAGATAAGGTGAAAGAACTTGGTTTTGAATTAGATGAAGCAAAGATTAATGAAGCATTTGCTGATTTTAAAGACTTGGCTGATAAGAAAAAGCAAGTAACAGAAGATGATCTGTTCGCACTATTAACGGATATTCAAACAGATGAATTTGTTGATAAATATGAGATTCATAGCATTCAAGTTCAATATGGGACAGCAAATATCCCCACGGCTACGATTTCCATCGAGAAGCCTGATGGAACGATGATTCAGCAAGCTGGAACGGGTTCTGGTAGTGTGGAAGCCATTTACAACACGCTTGAAGAAATGATCCCAGGCACGCTTCAACTTCAAGATTATCGGATTAATTCGGTTGGCGGTGGCAGAGATGCTCTTGCTGAAGTTCATGTTCGTGTTATGTACAACGGAATTGAATCGAATGGTCGAGGCACTGCTCAAGATGTTCTAGAGTCCTCAGCAATTGCTTACTTAAACGCAGTGAATCGTGTTCTTGCTCGAGAAAGCTATCAAGTAAAAAAACAAGCGCACGTCTAA
- the leuB gene encoding 3-isopropylmalate dehydrogenase, with product MKRKVAVLPGDGIGKEVMEGTMKVLNAVADRFGHTFEFHFARIGGAAIDQEGMPLPEETLSICKKSDAVLLGAVGGPKWENLSGHLRPERGLLGIRKELGLFANLRPVTAFESLLDASPLKPDRIRGVDMLIVRELTGGLYFGTPSERRNNGKEVVDTLHYTRNEIERIVDQGFEAARKRKKKLTSVDKANVLESSRMWREVVEEKALAYPDVEVEHMLVDAAAMKMVQNPAHFDVIVTENLFGDILSDEASMITGSLGMLPSASLRSDGFGMYEPVHGSAPDIAGKNIANPLAMMLSGAMMLKYSFDMKEEADAIEKAVKEVLDAGYYTSDLASSRTNALGTDAMVKKVIYQLEEAGATAGIMEAYA from the coding sequence ATGAAGAGAAAAGTTGCGGTATTACCAGGTGATGGCATTGGCAAAGAAGTAATGGAAGGAACGATGAAAGTTCTAAATGCCGTGGCAGATCGATTTGGCCATACGTTTGAATTTCACTTTGCAAGAATCGGAGGGGCGGCCATTGATCAAGAAGGTATGCCTTTACCCGAAGAAACTTTAAGCATCTGTAAAAAGAGTGATGCTGTTCTTCTTGGTGCAGTCGGTGGGCCTAAGTGGGAAAACCTTTCCGGTCATCTTCGTCCTGAACGAGGTCTTCTTGGAATTCGTAAAGAGCTAGGCTTGTTTGCAAACCTTCGTCCTGTAACAGCATTTGAAAGTTTACTCGATGCTTCTCCTCTTAAACCCGATCGAATCAGGGGCGTGGACATGTTGATTGTTCGTGAATTAACAGGTGGATTGTATTTTGGTACACCAAGCGAGCGTCGTAACAACGGGAAAGAAGTGGTTGATACGCTTCATTATACAAGGAATGAAATTGAGCGAATTGTTGATCAAGGGTTCGAGGCAGCACGGAAGCGAAAGAAGAAGCTAACAAGCGTCGATAAAGCAAACGTTCTAGAGTCAAGCCGAATGTGGAGAGAAGTTGTAGAAGAAAAAGCACTAGCTTATCCGGATGTTGAAGTGGAACATATGCTGGTCGATGCGGCAGCAATGAAGATGGTTCAAAACCCAGCTCATTTTGATGTGATTGTAACAGAAAATCTATTTGGCGATATTTTAAGCGATGAAGCATCCATGATTACAGGATCACTTGGCATGCTACCGTCAGCAAGTCTTCGCAGTGATGGATTTGGCATGTATGAGCCAGTTCACGGTTCTGCACCGGATATCGCTGGGAAGAACATTGCGAATCCACTTGCGATGATGTTATCAGGAGCGATGATGCTGAAGTATTCATTTGATATGAAGGAAGAAGCAGATGCCATCGAAAAGGCCGTGAAGGAAGTTCTAGATGCGGGCTATTATACGAGTGATTTAGCAAGTAGTCGAACGAATGCACTCGGAACAGACGCAATGGTGAAGAAAGTGATTTATCAATTAGAAGAAGCGGGTGCTACGGCAGGCATCATGGAAGCATACGCTTAA